A segment of the Sphingomicrobium flavum genome:
GCGGGCGATAACCCCACTTTCTTCGGCGCTTATGTCGAAGGCGGCTATATCTTCACGGGTGAAAGCCGTGGCTACAAGGGCGGCACCTTCGATCGCATCAAGCCGATCAAGGGTTTTGACGAAGGCGGCTTCGGCTCGCTGGCGCTCAATGCACGCTGGGATCATCTCGATCTCAACGATGCCGGCATCATTGGCGGGGTGCAGAATGCCTACCAGGTGTCGCTGAACTGGAAGCCGCTCGATTATGTCCTGTTCGGCCTCAACTATGCGCATATCGTCTATGACGATGCCGCGGTGGCTGCGGGCACAGACACCGACTATTCGGTCAACATGATCGGGCTGCGCAGCCAGATCGACTGGTAAGCCACATCATCTTTGAAAACCGGCAGAGAGGGGCGGTACGGAAACGTGCCGCCCCTTGACTTATGGGCGGCTTGCGTCAGCGTGGGCAGATAATCTGGGGAGATTGTTCGATGCGTTTGCCTGCACTCCTGCTAGCCGCCACTGCGCTCATTGCCAGCCCGGCCGTGGCGCAATCCGACGATGAAACCGCACAGGGCGATGTTTCGCTGACCATCTATAATGGCAATGTCGCGCTGGTGCAGGATGTGCGGCAGATGAGCTTTCCCGCCGGCCGCAGCCGCCAGGAGTTCCCGGATGTCTCCGCGCAGATCCGCGCTGAAACGGTCAGCTTCAACGCCCCCGGCACCGCCATCATCGAACAGAATTTCGATTATGACCTGCTGACCCCGCGCAAGATGATGGAAAAGGCCGTGGGGCAGGATATCACCATCATCCGGATCAACCCTGCGACCGGAGCGGAAACGCGCGAGCGTGCCCATGTCCTGTCTGCCAATCAGGGGGTCGTGCTGCGGATCGGTAACCGGATTGAGGTGCTGCGCGATGACAATCTGCCGACCCGTGTGATCTTTGATCGCGTCCCGTCAAACCTGCGCGCCCGCCCGACCCTCTCAGTGACGGTGGACAGCAATCGCTCGGGATTGCGGCCCACCAGCATTAGCTATCTGACGCCGGGGCTGAGCTGGAGCGCGGATTATGTCGCGTTATTCGACGAGGCTAAGGGTTCGATCGATGTGCAGGGCTGGATCACTCTGGCCAACAATACCGGGACGACCTTCCACAATGCCGACGTGCTGATGGTGGCAGGCGACATGAACACGAATATGCCGGGCCGCAGAGGCATCCCGCCGCCCCCGCCGCCAAGGCCAAATGCCGGTCGTCCGGGCACCGAAGCCGGCACTCGCGACCGATTGGGTGATTTCTATCTGTACCCGTTGGACAAACGCACGACGGTGGCCAATGCCCAGACCAAACAGGTCAGCTTCCTCGATACGCAGGGCGCCCGTGCCGAGAAACGGTACGAGTTTGTCGTGCCATGGCGGATGAGCATGGACACGCCGCAAAATGCCTTTTCGGTGATCAAGTTCGACAATTCCTCCAGCGGCGGGCTCGGCGACCAGCTGCCTGCGGGGACGGTGCGCGTCTATCTGCGTGATGCCGCGGGCCAGCCGCAGTTCATCGGTGAAAGCCGGATCGATCATACGCCGATGGGGTCCGAACTGGCGCTCCGCACCGGCCAGGCATTCGACATCATGGTCGACGCCGACGTCATCAGCCGTGATGTGATTTCCAGCGACGAATGGGAAAGCTACCGCCGCTATCGCATTCATCAGGACGGGGTGGCGCGTGAGGTGCGGGTCGATCGTAACCTGCGCTATTATCGCACGACGATGCGCTACACGCTGACCAATGCCAAGCCGACGCCGGTGACCGTCGATCTGTTGCAGGCGGGGCTTGATTCGGGATGGCGCGACGTACGGATTGTCGAAGAGACCCTCCCCGGCCGTCAGATTAACGTCGATCAGCGGCTGTATGAAGTGCCGGTGCCCGCCGAAGGCGAAACGGTGCTGACGGTCACCTACGCCACACCCTACTGATGCGCTTCATTCTCATCCTGGCGGCGCTGCTGGGCTGGGCGTCGGCGATGGCGGCGCAGCCGGTCGTTGTTTCGTCCCAAGCCGATGACGTGTCGGTGACGGTTTATCGCGATCCCGGCCGGTCGGCCGGCGCACCGATGCGGCCCCACTGGATGAACGGCTATGCGCTGATCAGCGAGACGCGCCAGCTTATCCTGCCCGCCGGCCAGATGGAAATCCGCTTCGAGGGGGTTGCTGACAATATCTTCCCGCAAAGCGTTGTGCTATCGGGCCTTCCCGGACTGCCGGACGAGAAAAATTATGACGCCCGTCTCCTCACGCCGGGCGCACTTGTGGACGGCGCGCTGGGGCAGCAGGTGCTGCTGCGCCGTGTCAACCGGGCATCCGGCGAGATTCGTGAAGAGGCCGCGATCGTCCGATCGGGCCCAGACCGCATCGTGGTGCAGACGCAGGAAGGCTTCGAAGCCTTTGGCTGT
Coding sequences within it:
- a CDS encoding DUF4139 domain-containing protein is translated as MRLPALLLAATALIASPAVAQSDDETAQGDVSLTIYNGNVALVQDVRQMSFPAGRSRQEFPDVSAQIRAETVSFNAPGTAIIEQNFDYDLLTPRKMMEKAVGQDITIIRINPATGAETRERAHVLSANQGVVLRIGNRIEVLRDDNLPTRVIFDRVPSNLRARPTLSVTVDSNRSGLRPTSISYLTPGLSWSADYVALFDEAKGSIDVQGWITLANNTGTTFHNADVLMVAGDMNTNMPGRRGIPPPPPPRPNAGRPGTEAGTRDRLGDFYLYPLDKRTTVANAQTKQVSFLDTQGARAEKRYEFVVPWRMSMDTPQNAFSVIKFDNSSSGGLGDQLPAGTVRVYLRDAAGQPQFIGESRIDHTPMGSELALRTGQAFDIMVDADVISRDVISSDEWESYRRYRIHQDGVAREVRVDRNLRYYRTTMRYTLTNAKPTPVTVDLLQAGLDSGWRDVRIVEETLPGRQINVDQRLYEVPVPAEGETVLTVTYATPY